One window from the genome of Rufibacter tibetensis encodes:
- a CDS encoding MBL fold metallo-hydrolase, with translation MKLKNLLLLLICVCTYSAWAQTLATPDRIKTNKGDLVIQPVTHGTVVLQWDNKTIWVDPYGGEALFTGLAKPDLILITDIHGDHLDLKTLQALPTSGATIVAPQAVVDMLPASMKAKAIVLANGAKTKQMNMEIMAVPMYNLPETADSRHPKGRGNGYVLNIGNKNVYLSGDTEDIPEMRALKNVDVAFVCMNLPFTMDETQAASAVLDFKPRIVYPYHYRGQTGLTDVNAFKTKVEAEKNQIDVRLRNWYPVGN, from the coding sequence ATGAAACTGAAAAACTTATTACTCTTGCTGATCTGCGTTTGCACGTACTCTGCCTGGGCCCAAACGTTAGCTACGCCAGACAGAATTAAAACTAATAAAGGAGATTTAGTCATACAGCCTGTCACGCATGGCACGGTGGTTCTGCAATGGGATAACAAAACCATTTGGGTTGACCCTTATGGAGGCGAAGCGTTGTTTACCGGCCTTGCTAAACCAGATTTAATTCTGATTACCGATATTCACGGCGACCATCTGGACTTGAAAACCTTGCAGGCCCTGCCTACCTCCGGTGCTACTATTGTGGCCCCTCAAGCCGTGGTTGATATGTTACCAGCTTCCATGAAAGCCAAAGCCATTGTACTGGCCAATGGAGCTAAAACAAAACAGATGAATATGGAAATCATGGCGGTGCCCATGTACAACTTGCCAGAAACCGCTGATTCCCGCCATCCAAAAGGAAGGGGCAATGGCTATGTGCTCAACATTGGGAACAAGAACGTATACCTGTCAGGTGATACAGAAGATATTCCTGAGATGCGCGCTCTAAAAAATGTTGACGTGGCATTTGTCTGCATGAACCTCCCCTTCACTATGGATGAGACGCAAGCTGCTTCTGCTGTGCTGGACTTCAAACCCAGAATTGTGTACCCATACCACTATCGTGGCCAAACCGGCCTCACCGATGTGAATGCTTTTAAAACTAAAGTAGAGGCTGAGAAAAACCAGATTGACGTACGTTTACGCAACTGGTACCCAGTAGGTAATTAG
- a CDS encoding PorP/SprF family type IX secretion system membrane protein encodes MKKILGAFLVLLPLSAPVWAQQRPQYSQYMINSYLLNPAITGIEDYTEVKIGTRQQWVGLEGAPRTYHVSAHTPLNKQVASVRRAGKGITSTRTVNRNRFTRAYPHHGVGIQAISDKTGPLRRTNVNLTYAYHLPITKTITISMGASAGILRNSINPNEATFTSPDPAISSGYVNRNYFDMGLGTWIYSNNFFVGLSGAQLIKSRRDLNPSEVEEEDNDILQKHYIGTVGYKFNLSQDVTIIPSVLAKLNTPSPTTIDYNVRAIYADRIWAGVSYRNQDAFAFMTGVNISHIMDVSYSYDYNTSGLSIANTGTHEVVLGLKLFNRGKVICPRWMH; translated from the coding sequence ATGAAGAAAATTTTAGGTGCTTTTCTGGTTTTACTGCCCCTCTCTGCACCGGTTTGGGCGCAGCAGCGGCCGCAGTACAGCCAATATATGATCAACAGCTATTTGCTGAACCCAGCTATTACCGGTATTGAAGATTACACGGAGGTTAAAATAGGTACCCGCCAGCAATGGGTGGGTTTGGAAGGAGCTCCCAGAACCTACCACGTGAGCGCCCACACTCCCCTGAACAAACAGGTAGCCAGTGTGCGAAGAGCAGGAAAAGGAATTACCAGCACGCGCACGGTAAACAGGAATCGCTTCACGCGGGCTTATCCGCACCACGGGGTGGGTATCCAGGCCATCAGTGACAAAACTGGTCCCTTACGCAGAACAAACGTGAACCTGACCTATGCTTACCATTTACCTATCACCAAAACCATCACCATCTCCATGGGGGCTAGTGCGGGCATCTTGCGTAACAGCATCAACCCAAATGAAGCTACCTTTACCAGCCCAGACCCGGCTATTTCCAGCGGCTACGTAAACCGGAATTATTTCGACATGGGATTAGGAACCTGGATTTACTCTAATAATTTCTTTGTGGGTCTATCTGGAGCACAGCTAATCAAAAGCAGAAGAGACCTGAACCCAAGTGAGGTGGAGGAAGAGGACAATGATATTCTACAGAAGCATTATATAGGAACGGTAGGCTACAAGTTCAACTTAAGCCAGGATGTTACTATCATTCCATCTGTTTTAGCCAAATTAAACACTCCCAGCCCCACCACCATTGACTACAACGTACGTGCTATTTACGCAGATCGTATCTGGGCCGGAGTTTCTTACCGGAATCAAGATGCTTTTGCATTCATGACCGGCGTGAACATCAGTCATATCATGGATGTAAGTTATTCTTATGACTACAATACTTCTGGCTTGAGTATAGCTAACACAGGAACCCATGAAGTGGTGTTAGGTCTGAAACTCTTTAACAGAGGAAAAGTGATTTGCCCTAGGTGGATGCACTAA
- a CDS encoding transglutaminase domain-containing protein, which produces MPKLILLFFLIFIITGVVAQERAVTPEATVVSSPGIPTAQAKSIDGLSRYINAHYRTPQEKVQALYSWLTSNVVYDVYALTNMPQYYEKQALISQTLTTKKAFCQGYAEVFNEVCAKIGVPSYLVTGFVIPKGSSKPVSHAWCAALLNGKWYLFDPTWGAGFVENGKFVSRINTRYFMAPPAKMIQTHIPFDPLWQFSTQPLTYQEFISSRTGLAKPTVAKPKPLFSYRDSLAVYAASSHKAQLVSTIRRISAHKAIPPVVLDHLNHTKKNLAINNQNETVDLYNEAVSSFNVGIDQLNQFIGYRNNRFQPAKSEQELKQMTQHCADKFSETKRLLQQIKPGDNTNLFLSLQNMKAMVEKALLQVESQRMFVDHYFKTPVKQRPALFYKQALAERN; this is translated from the coding sequence ATGCCTAAACTGATTTTACTTTTTTTCCTTATTTTCATAATTACTGGAGTAGTTGCTCAGGAAAGAGCTGTAACTCCAGAGGCAACGGTAGTTTCCTCTCCGGGTATTCCTACCGCTCAGGCCAAATCTATAGATGGTTTGTCCCGCTATATTAATGCTCATTACAGAACCCCTCAGGAGAAAGTACAGGCTCTTTATAGTTGGCTTACCTCCAATGTGGTCTATGATGTTTACGCCCTCACCAACATGCCCCAGTATTATGAGAAGCAGGCGCTTATTAGCCAAACCTTAACCACAAAAAAGGCGTTTTGCCAGGGTTATGCTGAGGTATTTAATGAAGTATGCGCTAAAATAGGGGTGCCGTCTTATTTAGTAACGGGCTTTGTCATACCCAAGGGTTCTTCCAAGCCTGTATCACATGCCTGGTGTGCGGCCCTATTGAACGGAAAATGGTATTTGTTTGACCCAACCTGGGGAGCAGGTTTTGTAGAAAACGGAAAATTTGTATCGCGCATTAATACCCGGTACTTCATGGCTCCGCCAGCCAAGATGATCCAGACGCATATTCCGTTTGATCCTTTGTGGCAATTCTCCACCCAGCCCCTTACCTATCAGGAGTTCATTTCTTCCAGGACTGGTTTGGCAAAGCCCACAGTGGCAAAACCTAAACCTCTTTTTTCTTATCGTGATTCGCTGGCTGTGTATGCCGCTTCTTCGCATAAAGCGCAGTTGGTAAGCACCATCCGCAGAATATCGGCCCACAAAGCCATTCCGCCAGTGGTGTTAGACCATTTAAACCACACCAAGAAAAACCTAGCCATTAATAACCAAAACGAAACAGTTGATTTGTACAATGAGGCCGTAAGTTCTTTCAACGTGGGGATTGATCAGTTAAACCAATTTATCGGGTACAGGAACAACCGTTTTCAGCCTGCTAAATCAGAACAGGAGCTAAAGCAGATGACCCAACATTGCGCAGACAAGTTCAGTGAAACCAAGCGGTTGCTCCAGCAGATTAAACCCGGAGATAATACCAACCTTTTCCTTTCTTTGCAGAACATGAAGGCGATGGTAGAGAAAGCCTTGTTACAGGTAGAGAGCCAGCGGATGTTTGTAGACCATTATTTCAAAACCCCGGTAAAGCAACGGCCCGCCTTGTTTTACAAGCAGGCACTTGCTGAGCGCAACTAG
- a CDS encoding phospho-sugar mutase, translated as MENNLSLEPAVLTKVNTWLEGAYDQDTKTELQRLIDSQDADAITDSFYKDLEFGTGGLRGIMGVGSNRMNRYTVGMATQGLSNYLLKSFPEQQISVAIAHDSRNNSPYFANVVADVFSANGIKVYFFKELRPTPELSFAIRHLGCQSGVVLTASHNPKEYNGYKAYWNDGGQVTAPHDKNIIAEVNKITSLDQVKFERNEANIEYILDEVDQAYLDKVATLSVDPEMIKRQHDLNIVFTPIHGTGITLVPRALERFGFTNVHVLEAQATPDGNFPTVVYPNPEEKDAMNLAMQKAEELNAELVLATDPDADRVGIAVRDLSGKFVLLNGNQTAALLTYYILQAWKKAGKLTGKEYVVNTIVTTDLINRVAEGFGVDCYETLTGFKYIATIMREKEGEAQYICGGEESYGFLVGDFVRDKDAVSSCAMIAEMAAAAKDQGKSLFELMIQMYQEFGYYKEDLISLTKKGHRGAQEIQEMMQELRENPPKTIAGSEVVELIDYKTGFRRNLHTGEESATGLESSNVLQFLTEDGTKVSARPSGTEPKIKFYFSVREPLASAQEFEQVGQKLNDKIQNIISDLKLK; from the coding sequence ATGGAAAACAATTTATCGCTGGAGCCAGCCGTATTAACCAAGGTAAACACCTGGTTAGAGGGTGCCTATGACCAAGACACCAAAACAGAACTGCAACGCCTCATTGACAGCCAGGATGCAGACGCCATCACAGATTCTTTCTACAAAGACCTGGAATTTGGAACAGGTGGTTTGCGCGGCATTATGGGTGTGGGCAGCAACCGGATGAACCGTTACACGGTGGGCATGGCTACCCAAGGCCTGAGCAATTACTTGTTGAAGTCTTTCCCAGAGCAGCAGATCAGCGTTGCTATAGCCCATGACAGCCGTAACAACAGCCCTTATTTCGCCAACGTGGTGGCCGATGTGTTCAGCGCCAACGGCATCAAAGTATATTTCTTTAAAGAACTTCGTCCTACCCCAGAGTTGTCCTTCGCCATTCGTCACCTGGGTTGCCAGAGCGGGGTGGTGTTAACGGCCTCGCACAACCCTAAGGAATACAATGGCTACAAAGCCTATTGGAACGATGGTGGTCAGGTAACAGCCCCGCATGACAAAAACATCATTGCCGAGGTAAACAAGATCACCTCTTTAGACCAGGTGAAGTTTGAGCGCAACGAAGCCAACATTGAATACATTCTGGACGAGGTAGACCAGGCCTACTTAGACAAAGTAGCTACGTTGTCGGTGGATCCGGAAATGATCAAGCGCCAGCATGATTTGAACATCGTGTTCACGCCTATTCACGGAACTGGGATCACATTAGTACCTCGCGCTTTGGAGCGCTTCGGGTTTACCAACGTGCACGTACTGGAGGCCCAGGCTACGCCAGACGGGAACTTCCCTACCGTGGTGTACCCTAACCCAGAGGAAAAAGACGCCATGAACCTGGCCATGCAGAAAGCAGAAGAGCTGAATGCCGAGCTGGTATTGGCTACTGACCCAGACGCTGACCGCGTGGGTATTGCCGTGCGTGATTTAAGCGGTAAATTCGTGCTTCTGAACGGTAACCAAACGGCTGCCCTCCTCACCTACTACATCTTGCAAGCCTGGAAAAAAGCAGGCAAACTGACTGGTAAGGAGTACGTGGTGAATACCATTGTAACCACAGACCTGATTAACCGTGTGGCCGAAGGTTTTGGTGTGGACTGCTATGAAACTTTAACTGGCTTCAAGTACATTGCCACCATCATGCGCGAGAAAGAAGGCGAAGCCCAATACATCTGCGGTGGCGAAGAAAGCTATGGCTTTTTAGTGGGTGATTTCGTGCGTGACAAAGATGCCGTGTCTTCCTGCGCTATGATTGCTGAAATGGCCGCTGCTGCCAAAGACCAAGGTAAGAGTCTGTTTGAACTCATGATCCAGATGTACCAGGAATTTGGGTACTACAAAGAGGATTTAATTTCCCTGACCAAAAAAGGCCACCGTGGTGCCCAGGAAATTCAGGAAATGATGCAGGAACTGCGCGAGAACCCGCCTAAGACTATTGCCGGTTCTGAAGTAGTAGAGCTGATTGACTACAAAACCGGCTTCCGCAGAAATCTCCATACCGGTGAGGAAAGCGCAACCGGCCTTGAAAGCTCTAACGTGCTCCAGTTCCTTACTGAAGATGGCACAAAAGTCTCAGCTCGTCCATCTGGTACAGAACCAAAAATCAAGTTCTACTTTAGCGTACGTGAGCCCTTGGCTTCTGCTCAGGAGTTTGAACAAGTGGGTCAGAAACTGAATGACAAAATTCAGAACATTATCAGTGACCTGAAGCTAAAATAG
- a CDS encoding glycoside hydrolase family 2 protein, giving the protein MTAIHPNLNVTESFDQSIVSKKIEESQEVAPQEDASTSRGTDNPLPRVVLRPNTYSLLDGEWKFSLDQEDRGLREGWYLGHKYQHTANWPGSVEEHMAATTGDQAPPAWQDKVIAWYEREFTRPEKLESGGKRIYQITFGACGYETRVWLNGRLLTDVEGGDVHYGEYNSFSFEINEDHLLPVNWLTVRISHSKDAEVPRGKQESHVYKRGGIWYQTYAGAVRSVWLETVERNRLRSRVGVQSLIEDSLVRFSFTTRIQDPGQYLLKLNIYERGADDDATPLATSDYPLRLEAGQKQQYVVIEVPNAKLWSPEDPHLYKFEAQLFDNSGYASEIEGHFGLRKIEARGRHIYLNNKEIYIDGILYQPGTATYEEMRRHMYSMKELGCNLVRVHIAGIDPRIYNLADEIGLLLWVEVPSPHSSTRRSRVNHRRELLRMLALIETNPSVIIWSLYNEDWGAQDIATNPETRQYIMDIFHFMKIRYPQFLVVDNDGWQHISHEGKLKSDMLTAHLYTPKLAKWKKLLDKLTAGEMEGVAVLPLVIGDQYFYRGQTPLIVSEWGGFGFSDYGGPESSEERTERIKAFKLELRKRKIAGDVYTQATNIEEEKNGLIDFHTGELSVPAGLLSTRDYVEKPKKAPKKKKS; this is encoded by the coding sequence ATGACTGCAATACACCCAAACCTCAACGTAACTGAGAGCTTTGATCAATCAATTGTTTCCAAGAAAATTGAAGAATCACAGGAGGTAGCACCCCAGGAGGACGCCAGTACCTCCAGAGGAACAGACAACCCTTTGCCCCGGGTAGTACTCCGGCCTAATACCTATTCTTTGCTGGATGGCGAATGGAAATTCTCGCTGGACCAAGAAGACCGGGGTTTGCGCGAGGGCTGGTACCTGGGGCATAAATACCAACACACCGCCAACTGGCCGGGATCTGTAGAGGAACACATGGCCGCAACTACTGGAGACCAAGCCCCTCCTGCGTGGCAAGACAAAGTGATTGCCTGGTACGAGCGTGAGTTCACCCGTCCGGAAAAGCTGGAAAGCGGCGGAAAAAGAATTTACCAGATCACGTTTGGAGCCTGTGGCTATGAAACCCGGGTATGGCTAAACGGAAGGTTGCTTACCGATGTGGAAGGCGGAGATGTACACTATGGTGAGTACAATTCCTTCTCCTTTGAAATAAATGAAGACCACCTGCTGCCTGTCAATTGGCTCACCGTTCGTATTTCTCACAGCAAGGACGCAGAGGTTCCCCGCGGGAAGCAGGAATCACACGTGTACAAACGAGGAGGCATCTGGTACCAGACCTACGCCGGTGCTGTTCGCAGCGTGTGGCTGGAAACCGTTGAAAGAAACCGGCTGCGTTCACGAGTTGGGGTGCAAAGCCTTATTGAAGACTCACTGGTTCGCTTTAGTTTTACTACCAGAATCCAGGACCCCGGCCAGTACCTGCTTAAGCTGAACATCTATGAGCGTGGGGCTGACGATGACGCTACCCCGCTTGCTACATCAGATTATCCGCTGAGGTTGGAGGCTGGGCAAAAGCAACAGTATGTAGTCATAGAGGTACCCAATGCCAAGCTTTGGAGTCCTGAAGATCCGCACTTATATAAATTTGAGGCCCAGCTATTTGACAACAGCGGCTACGCTTCAGAGATTGAAGGGCACTTTGGTTTGCGGAAAATTGAAGCCCGCGGCCGGCACATTTACCTCAACAACAAAGAAATTTACATTGACGGTATTCTGTATCAGCCTGGCACCGCTACTTACGAAGAAATGCGCCGCCACATGTACTCCATGAAAGAACTGGGCTGTAACCTGGTGCGGGTACACATTGCCGGGATTGACCCCCGTATTTACAACCTAGCTGATGAGATAGGATTACTGCTCTGGGTAGAGGTACCTAGCCCCCACTCTTCCACCCGCCGAAGCCGCGTAAACCACCGCCGTGAGTTGCTCCGTATGCTGGCCCTTATTGAAACCAACCCATCGGTGATCATCTGGAGTTTGTACAATGAGGACTGGGGTGCGCAGGACATCGCCACTAACCCAGAAACGCGGCAATATATCATGGATATCTTCCATTTTATGAAAATCAGGTATCCGCAGTTCCTGGTAGTAGACAATGATGGTTGGCAGCATATTTCTCATGAAGGCAAGCTGAAGTCAGATATGCTCACGGCTCACTTGTACACGCCTAAACTTGCCAAATGGAAAAAGCTTCTAGATAAACTTACCGCCGGAGAAATGGAAGGCGTAGCGGTTTTACCATTGGTAATTGGTGACCAATACTTCTACCGCGGACAAACCCCTTTGATTGTAAGTGAGTGGGGTGGCTTTGGGTTCTCAGATTACGGTGGACCTGAAAGCTCAGAGGAACGTACTGAACGAATCAAGGCTTTCAAATTAGAACTCCGCAAACGGAAGATCGCTGGAGATGTGTACACCCAGGCAACCAACATTGAGGAAGAGAAAAATGGTTTGATTGACTTCCACACGGGAGAGCTTTCAGTACCAGCGGGATTACTCAGCACCAGAGATTATGTAGAAAAGCCTAAGAAAGCTCCTAAGAAAAAGAAGAGCTAA
- a CDS encoding gliding motility-associated C-terminal domain-containing protein — MHSFKSYLLIFAIYLYSSSLLHAQTTATKCGAAITPPAATTVCSGTQLTATPSGNFFYQWQKDGVNIPNANTRTLPLEESGSYRVIVRGASCAADTSAAVAMTVNKEEALFSIDKRERVNPQSADTCGIPVKVTLKNESKPATGLTYTWEILEGEDPADPKFVKYVEGTSATSENPILQFYKKGQYKIKLRIKGACFDPANPDGPVDPVDPDDPDAESDGRYVHEETVVIVYPQVQPQGFEECEDPTPGATITLSGSQLATLDLNLGTLRPGSITWTVPAGVTIDNPNIENPQITFPKRGTHVLSVKFANECEFSDALPGSQVTRIEVTFSPRPPKPVLSRSEAFVCAGGTYELAPTLNDPRRLYNFYANEFSTTPLNTGGPAPSYFAGPINGRMVIYVAAIEGQCESFERTPFTLNVIQQDIENSITADQTICANTKPVALNGSNAQVGTTRPIYLWESKATGEANFSPAAGTNNQQSYSPEALTETTAFRRTVTFEGCDVPNLSNEVIINVLPVIDPSTNVIQTNKTVVCKGDVPTLTGNLISGDIDYLWESSTTSATTGFIPAVGSDNTNGAQFTPGFITQTTWYRRTAKYKNTQCEPVPSAEAIQVTIDELPAGPAVKATTASTCQGGSAVLEVIPGTSTTPLTYVWYTESSGGTPIGSGTPFTTPPLTQNTTFYVEAVNANKCVSQQRTSVMVTVLPITADAGRDTTIIEGQSITLRGSGAAGATYTWSPATGLSNPNVANPVATPTVTTTYTLTVSNGDQDCVATDEVTITVIPRIRIVNTFSPNRDGINEFWEIENIQNFPEATVEIFNRYGAQVFKSNGYSQPWDGTHNGNPLPLATYYYIIRLNKNEKPFTGSVTIIK; from the coding sequence ATGCATTCATTCAAAAGCTATCTGCTGATATTTGCGATCTATCTCTATAGCTCCTCTTTGCTTCATGCGCAGACAACCGCCACAAAGTGTGGTGCTGCGATCACCCCTCCAGCAGCCACTACTGTCTGCTCTGGAACCCAGCTGACAGCTACTCCATCGGGTAACTTCTTTTACCAATGGCAAAAAGATGGGGTTAACATTCCTAATGCAAACACCAGAACCTTACCTCTGGAAGAGTCCGGCAGTTACAGAGTCATTGTAAGAGGCGCCTCTTGTGCGGCAGATACTTCTGCAGCAGTGGCCATGACTGTGAACAAAGAGGAAGCCCTTTTCAGCATTGATAAGCGGGAAAGGGTAAATCCACAGAGTGCAGATACGTGTGGTATTCCAGTGAAGGTGACCTTGAAGAACGAGTCTAAGCCAGCCACTGGATTAACCTACACTTGGGAGATCTTAGAAGGAGAAGATCCAGCTGACCCTAAGTTTGTCAAATATGTGGAAGGAACATCCGCTACTTCAGAAAACCCAATTTTACAGTTCTACAAAAAAGGCCAATATAAAATCAAACTTAGAATTAAAGGGGCTTGCTTTGATCCGGCAAACCCAGATGGCCCTGTTGATCCGGTTGACCCAGATGATCCCGATGCAGAATCGGACGGAAGATATGTACACGAGGAAACAGTTGTTATTGTCTACCCTCAGGTTCAGCCACAAGGTTTTGAAGAATGCGAAGACCCTACTCCTGGGGCAACTATTACTTTGTCAGGAAGTCAACTTGCTACCCTTGATTTAAACTTAGGAACCCTAAGACCAGGATCCATTACCTGGACGGTACCTGCGGGGGTAACTATTGATAACCCAAACATCGAGAACCCTCAAATAACCTTTCCAAAGAGAGGCACTCACGTGCTGTCTGTCAAGTTTGCAAATGAATGCGAGTTTTCTGATGCACTTCCAGGATCTCAGGTTACTCGCATTGAAGTTACGTTTTCTCCCAGACCACCAAAACCGGTTCTTTCCAGATCAGAGGCTTTTGTTTGCGCGGGAGGAACGTATGAATTGGCTCCTACCCTTAATGACCCAAGAAGATTATATAACTTCTATGCAAATGAGTTCAGCACTACCCCACTTAATACGGGTGGACCAGCGCCTTCCTATTTTGCAGGACCAATAAATGGTAGAATGGTCATTTATGTGGCCGCAATAGAAGGTCAGTGTGAGAGCTTTGAACGGACACCCTTCACCCTGAATGTAATCCAGCAAGACATTGAAAACTCTATTACCGCAGACCAGACCATTTGTGCCAACACCAAACCAGTTGCTTTAAATGGATCTAATGCGCAGGTAGGTACCACCCGGCCTATTTACCTTTGGGAAAGCAAAGCCACTGGTGAGGCTAACTTCTCGCCTGCAGCAGGAACAAATAACCAACAAAGCTACTCTCCTGAGGCTTTAACTGAAACAACCGCATTCCGCAGAACCGTTACATTTGAAGGATGTGATGTACCTAACTTAAGCAATGAAGTCATCATAAATGTACTTCCAGTTATTGATCCAAGCACTAACGTTATTCAGACAAACAAAACAGTGGTGTGTAAAGGTGATGTGCCTACTTTAACTGGTAACTTGATCAGCGGTGACATTGATTACCTATGGGAAAGCAGCACCACCAGTGCCACTACAGGCTTCATTCCGGCCGTTGGTTCAGATAATACCAATGGGGCACAGTTCACGCCGGGCTTTATCACGCAAACTACCTGGTACCGCAGAACGGCGAAATACAAGAACACTCAGTGCGAGCCTGTTCCATCAGCAGAAGCAATCCAAGTAACCATAGATGAGTTGCCAGCAGGACCGGCGGTGAAAGCAACCACCGCTTCCACTTGTCAGGGAGGTTCAGCTGTTTTGGAGGTAATTCCCGGAACCAGCACCACCCCGCTTACTTATGTATGGTATACTGAATCATCAGGAGGAACTCCTATTGGATCTGGAACTCCTTTCACTACACCTCCTTTAACACAAAACACTACGTTTTATGTGGAGGCAGTTAATGCTAATAAATGTGTAAGCCAGCAACGTACGTCTGTCATGGTGACCGTACTCCCTATCACTGCTGATGCCGGACGTGATACCACCATTATTGAAGGGCAATCCATCACGTTGAGAGGATCTGGGGCTGCAGGAGCTACGTATACCTGGTCTCCGGCTACTGGCCTCAGCAACCCCAATGTGGCTAATCCAGTGGCAACACCAACTGTAACTACTACTTACACTTTGACCGTTTCCAATGGTGATCAGGACTGTGTGGCTACGGATGAAGTGACCATCACTGTTATCCCTCGCATCAGAATTGTTAACACGTTCAGCCCTAACCGTGACGGCATTAATGAGTTCTGGGAGATTGAGAACATCCAGAATTTCCCTGAAGCTACCGTGGAAATCTTCAACCGCTACGGCGCGCAGGTATTCAAGTCAAATGGATACAGCCAACCTTGGGATGGTACGCATAACGGAAATCCGCTCCCGCTGGCTACATATTACTACATCATCCGCCTGAATAAAAATGAGAAACCATTCACGGGCAGTGTAACCATTATCAAATAA
- a CDS encoding glycoside hydrolase family 43 protein encodes MTKLKSAKYLPLVFVAASAFTSACQKQTNTETASTEVQSPVATTPTTAGTDSTAGKYLSQPLVPGMYTADPSAHVFNGRIYIYPSHDIEAGTPENDNGDHFDMRDYHVFSMDSINGKVTDHGVALDIKDIPWAGRQLWAPDAAYKNGKYYLYFPVKDKQDVFRIGVATSTSPTGPFKPEPKPIAGSFSIDPTVFTDTDGTSYMYFGGIWGGQLQRWATGKYDSTAAPEPATGNALLPKMAKMRADMLGFEGPVKDVRILDENGKLIPATEHNKRFFEAAWIHKYNNKYYFSYSTGDTHNIAYAVGDSPAGPFTYKGVVLKPVEGWTNHHSIVEFKGKWYIFYHDTQLSGKTHLRNIKVTELKHNPDGTIQTITAVKS; translated from the coding sequence ATGACGAAACTTAAATCTGCAAAGTACCTGCCTTTGGTATTCGTTGCGGCTTCGGCCTTCACCAGTGCCTGCCAGAAGCAGACCAATACAGAAACTGCCTCTACTGAGGTGCAAAGCCCTGTTGCCACTACCCCAACCACGGCTGGCACAGACTCAACTGCTGGAAAATACCTTTCTCAGCCATTGGTTCCAGGCATGTACACGGCAGATCCATCAGCACACGTATTTAACGGTAGAATTTATATATACCCATCGCATGACATAGAGGCTGGTACTCCTGAAAATGACAACGGAGATCACTTTGACATGAGAGATTACCATGTCTTCTCTATGGACAGCATCAACGGTAAAGTAACCGATCATGGAGTGGCTTTGGATATCAAAGACATTCCTTGGGCTGGGCGCCAGCTTTGGGCACCAGATGCGGCCTACAAGAATGGAAAGTACTATCTCTATTTCCCGGTTAAAGACAAACAAGATGTTTTCAGAATTGGGGTAGCCACCTCAACTTCTCCAACGGGTCCATTCAAGCCAGAGCCTAAACCAATTGCTGGTTCGTTCAGCATTGACCCAACAGTATTCACTGATACAGACGGTACTTCTTACATGTATTTCGGTGGTATATGGGGAGGACAGTTGCAGCGTTGGGCAACCGGTAAATACGATTCTACCGCCGCTCCTGAACCAGCCACCGGCAACGCTCTTCTTCCTAAAATGGCAAAGATGCGTGCCGATATGCTAGGGTTTGAAGGTCCGGTGAAAGATGTGCGTATTTTGGATGAAAACGGAAAGCTAATCCCGGCTACCGAGCACAACAAGCGTTTCTTTGAAGCCGCTTGGATTCATAAATACAACAACAAGTATTACTTCTCTTACTCAACCGGTGACACCCACAACATAGCGTATGCAGTGGGCGACTCTCCTGCAGGTCCTTTTACCTATAAGGGTGTGGTTTTGAAACCAGTAGAAGGCTGGACAAACCACCACTCTATTGTGGAGTTCAAAGGCAAGTGGTATATCTTCTATCATGACACACAACTTTCAGGTAAAACGCACCTGCGTAACATCAAAGTAACTGAGTTGAAGCACAATCCTGACGGTACTATCCAAACCATCACGGCTGTTAAGTCATAA